From a region of the Flavobacterium branchiarum genome:
- a CDS encoding Gfo/Idh/MocA family protein, producing MSCFFLGYATSSAQMIKTPTPPRAKGQKDVLRLATAPIPNVRVAFIGLGMRGPGAVERMTHIPGVEIVALCDMTQENTAKANEILTKRGLPKAQEFYGDANAWKKVTALPNVDLVYIATDWKNHANIGTQAMKDGKHVAIEVPGAMNMKEIWDLIDTSEKTRKHCMMLENCVYDFFELTTLNMAQQGLFGEILHAEGAYIHGLQPFWGEYWNNWRMDYNKKHRGDIYATHGMGPACQALNIHRGDKMNYLVSMDTKAVGNPAYIKEKSGVDVKDFRNGDHTMTMIRTEKGKTIQIQHDVTSPRPYSRMYQLSGTKGFANKYPVEGYALDAKSISSDIKPDHENLSAHRFMPEDVKKALMQKYKHPIVVGIEEKAKQVGGHGGMDFVMDYRLIYCLQNGLPLDMDVYDLAEWSCLAPLTEISLDNNSSPVEIPDFTRGGWNKLKGLEFSK from the coding sequence ATGTCCTGCTTCTTTTTAGGATATGCTACTTCTTCCGCTCAAATGATTAAGACACCTACTCCTCCTCGTGCAAAAGGACAAAAAGATGTTTTACGTTTAGCGACAGCACCAATTCCAAACGTTCGTGTTGCTTTTATCGGACTCGGAATGCGTGGTCCTGGAGCAGTAGAACGTATGACACATATTCCAGGAGTAGAAATTGTTGCTTTATGTGACATGACTCAGGAAAATACAGCTAAAGCAAATGAAATTCTAACTAAAAGAGGGCTTCCAAAAGCACAAGAATTTTATGGAGATGCTAATGCATGGAAAAAAGTTACTGCATTACCTAATGTAGACTTAGTATACATTGCTACAGATTGGAAAAACCACGCTAACATTGGTACTCAAGCAATGAAAGATGGTAAGCATGTTGCTATTGAAGTTCCTGGTGCAATGAATATGAAAGAAATCTGGGATCTTATCGATACTTCAGAAAAAACTCGTAAACACTGTATGATGTTAGAAAACTGTGTGTATGACTTCTTTGAACTTACTACATTAAACATGGCTCAACAAGGTTTGTTTGGAGAAATTCTTCATGCTGAAGGAGCTTATATTCACGGGCTTCAACCATTTTGGGGTGAATACTGGAATAACTGGCGTATGGATTACAACAAAAAACACCGTGGTGACATTTACGCAACACATGGTATGGGACCGGCTTGTCAAGCATTGAACATTCACCGTGGTGACAAAATGAACTACTTAGTTTCTATGGATACAAAAGCAGTTGGGAACCCTGCTTACATTAAAGAAAAATCTGGAGTTGACGTAAAAGACTTTAGAAATGGAGATCATACAATGACAATGATTCGTACAGAAAAAGGTAAAACAATCCAAATTCAACATGACGTAACATCTCCACGTCCATACAGCCGTATGTACCAACTTAGCGGAACCAAAGGTTTTGCTAATAAATATCCTGTAGAAGGTTATGCATTAGATGCTAAATCTATTAGCTCTGATATTAAACCAGATCATGAAAACTTAAGTGCACACAGATTTATGCCAGAAGATGTAAAAAAAGCATTAATGCAAAAATACAAACACCCAATTGTTGTTGGAATCGAAGAAAAAGCAAAACAAGTTGGTGGACACGGTGGAATGGATTTCGTAATGGATTACCGTTTGATTTACTGCCTACAAAACGGATTACCTCTTGACATGGATGTATATGATTTAGCTGAATGGTCTTGTTTAGCTCCATTAACAGAAATTTCTCTTGACAATAATTCATCTCCAGTAGAAATCCCTGATTTCACACGTGGTGGATGGAATAAATTAAAAGGTTTAGAATTTTCTAAGTAA
- a CDS encoding glycoside hydrolase family 35 protein, with product MKKTFYLALLFSLFIATPLFAQPKQTFAISDGNFLLNGKPVQIHSGEMHYSRIPQQYWRHRLKMMKAMGLNAVATYVFWNYHEITPGVWDFKTGNKNVAEYIKIAQEEGLFVILRPGPYVCAEWEFGGYPWFLQNVPNMVIRGNNKEYLTATKAYFTELYNQVKDLQITKGGPIIMVQGENEFGSYVAQRKDIPLEEHKKYSAAVFQQLKDIGFEVPFFTSDGSWLFEGGALPGALPTANGESDIDKLKTVVNQFNNNQGPYMVAEFYPGWLDHWAEPFPTQKAEQTARLTKKYLDNQVSFNYYMIHGGTNFGFTSGANYDKEHDIQPDMTSYDYDAPISEAGWATPKYEALRELLKTAETPNIPAKIPVITISNIKLTKAVDLADLKSKITPVIEDKPLTFEQLNQGDGYVWYSKKFTQPISGKLELNGLRDYAIVYVNGKKVAELNRYYKKYDCEIEVPFNATLDIVVENMGRINYGAQINANNKGIISPVIINGETITGDWEMYKLPMTSEPDLIAYKNTAKTNRPTLYQGTFKLSKTGDTFLDMRDWGKGIVFINGINIGRYWSVGPQQTLYVPGCWLKKGKNNITVFEQKNETIQKEVKTLDTPILEDLKPEKGIPN from the coding sequence ATGAAAAAAACATTCTATTTAGCCCTCTTATTTTCTTTATTCATAGCAACTCCCCTATTTGCTCAACCAAAACAAACTTTTGCCATAAGCGATGGAAATTTTCTATTGAATGGTAAACCTGTGCAAATCCACTCGGGTGAAATGCATTATTCTCGCATTCCACAACAATACTGGCGTCATCGTCTAAAAATGATGAAAGCTATGGGATTAAATGCGGTAGCAACCTATGTGTTTTGGAACTACCACGAAATAACTCCTGGCGTTTGGGATTTTAAAACCGGTAATAAAAACGTAGCCGAATACATTAAAATAGCACAAGAAGAAGGCTTATTCGTAATCTTACGTCCAGGGCCTTATGTATGTGCCGAATGGGAATTTGGAGGATATCCATGGTTTTTACAGAATGTTCCTAATATGGTTATTCGCGGTAATAATAAAGAATATCTAACTGCAACCAAAGCCTATTTTACTGAATTGTATAATCAAGTTAAAGATTTACAAATTACTAAAGGAGGCCCAATTATTATGGTACAAGGAGAGAACGAATTTGGTTCTTATGTAGCACAACGAAAAGACATACCTCTTGAAGAGCATAAAAAATATAGTGCAGCGGTATTTCAACAATTAAAGGACATTGGTTTTGAAGTTCCTTTCTTTACTTCTGATGGAAGTTGGTTGTTTGAAGGTGGTGCATTACCAGGAGCTTTACCAACAGCTAATGGAGAAAGTGACATTGATAAGCTAAAAACAGTAGTCAATCAATTCAACAATAATCAAGGCCCTTATATGGTGGCAGAATTTTATCCTGGTTGGTTAGATCATTGGGCAGAACCATTTCCTACTCAAAAAGCGGAACAAACAGCACGTTTGACAAAAAAATACCTTGATAACCAAGTTTCATTTAATTATTATATGATTCATGGTGGTACTAATTTTGGTTTTACTTCGGGTGCAAATTACGACAAGGAACACGATATTCAGCCCGATATGACATCTTATGATTATGATGCACCTATTAGTGAAGCTGGTTGGGCAACTCCTAAATATGAAGCGCTTAGAGAATTATTAAAAACAGCCGAAACTCCAAACATTCCTGCTAAAATACCTGTAATAACTATTTCGAACATAAAGCTGACTAAAGCAGTAGATTTGGCTGATTTAAAATCAAAAATAACTCCTGTAATAGAAGACAAACCATTAACATTCGAACAATTAAACCAAGGAGACGGTTACGTTTGGTATAGCAAAAAATTCACACAACCTATCAGCGGAAAATTAGAATTAAATGGATTACGCGACTACGCAATAGTATATGTCAATGGAAAAAAAGTGGCTGAGTTAAATCGTTATTATAAAAAGTACGATTGCGAAATCGAAGTTCCATTTAATGCTACCCTAGATATCGTTGTTGAAAACATGGGACGTATAAATTACGGAGCACAAATTAATGCCAATAATAAGGGAATTATAAGTCCAGTTATCATTAATGGGGAAACAATTACGGGCGATTGGGAAATGTATAAATTACCTATGACTTCTGAACCAGATTTGATAGCATACAAAAATACTGCAAAGACAAATCGTCCAACTTTATACCAAGGTACTTTTAAACTTAGTAAAACAGGAGATACATTTTTAGATATGCGCGATTGGGGCAAAGGAATTGTATTTATAAACGGAATTAATATTGGCCGCTACTGGAGTGTTGGCCCCCAACAAACTCTATACGTACCAGGATGCTGGCTTAAAAAAGGTAAAAACAATATTACCGTTTTTGAACAAAAAAATGAAACCATTCAAAAAGAAGTAAAAACATTAGATACTCCTATTCTAGAAGACCTAAAACCTGAAAAAGGTATTCCAAATTAA
- a CDS encoding OsmC family protein, with protein MTSKVTYLGDLRTKSIHVQSGSEIISDAPLDNNGKGEAFSPTDTVANALASCMMTIMGIKARDMNLDIANSTAEVTKIMSGEPRRIGAIEIVFEMEGTHDEKSKTILVRAGMTCPVFLSLHPEIEKRITFNWK; from the coding sequence ATGACATCAAAAGTAACCTATTTAGGTGATTTAAGAACTAAATCAATACATGTGCAATCAGGAAGTGAAATCATATCTGATGCACCTTTAGATAACAACGGAAAAGGAGAAGCTTTTTCTCCAACAGATACGGTTGCAAATGCTTTAGCAAGTTGCATGATGACTATCATGGGAATTAAAGCGCGTGATATGAATCTTGATATTGCTAATTCTACCGCTGAAGTTACTAAAATAATGAGTGGAGAACCTAGAAGAATAGGAGCAATCGAGATTGTTTTTGAGATGGAAGGAACGCATGATGAAAAAAGTAAAACGATCTTAGTGAGAGCTGGTATGACTTGCCCAGTTTTCTTGAGTTTACATCCTGAAATCGAAAAACGAATTACTTTTAACTGGAAGTAA
- a CDS encoding LysM peptidoglycan-binding domain-containing protein has product MKYISILITTVFLMSYSVFSQDKISKHTVAKGETINQIAQKYKVTPYDIYKLNPDAQRGLKPDSVLLIPNNSGKTASSEKVVATTVAPKKVNGSTTHEVVAKETLFGIEKKYNVSDEALKKANPFLEKDGLQIGQTLVIPSGNKNAKETAKEAKAIPATKLVPAKQDQYVYHDVLSKETKYSIAKQYGITVEELEKRNPEVIPNLPEGYRLTIKGTAPKTVVTTSPAVKNEVKSPVIETAKKVSYADYQVRPKETLYSLSKTFGLSQDELIKLNPVLTGGVQEGMILKVPAGIMPTPEIKSETRPEIKEEVKDIVTLSKKKGSNERKKIALLLPFNLSKIQSDTTGTANRLKKDKFLNMTLDFYSGALMAIDSAKVLGLPIDVSIFDSQETKNGSNIASIIQNNRLQEADAIVGPFYQANAEATAKLVNESNVPVISPLSKDKGNAFDNLYQTIPSNDITRNAMFDYMRSKGGNIIAVVDKKKESVRQYIQQNQKGVIFAPVTETGDFNPAGLKIQFVSNRMNYVVMETANTAMIKATIKVMIGAMASYQVQLVILEPNSTLDTDEINFENLTKLKLMYPSVTRENESPGALIFEKEYRIKNKINPNTYATRGFDVTFDTMMRLSQGKTYEETANEIATEQIDNKFQFYKKEEGGYANKGVYILYYDSDLTIKEAN; this is encoded by the coding sequence ATGAAATACATTTCAATACTAATTACAACCGTTTTTTTGATGTCTTATTCTGTTTTTTCACAGGATAAAATTAGTAAACACACTGTTGCCAAGGGCGAAACAATAAACCAGATTGCACAAAAATATAAGGTGACTCCTTATGATATTTATAAGCTTAACCCAGATGCACAAAGAGGTTTAAAACCAGATAGTGTTTTGTTGATTCCTAATAACTCAGGAAAAACTGCAAGTTCAGAAAAAGTTGTAGCAACAACTGTTGCTCCTAAAAAAGTAAATGGTTCTACTACACATGAAGTTGTTGCTAAAGAAACACTTTTTGGTATTGAAAAGAAATATAATGTTTCTGATGAAGCATTAAAAAAAGCAAATCCATTTCTTGAAAAAGATGGCTTACAAATAGGACAAACGCTTGTTATTCCTTCAGGAAATAAAAATGCTAAAGAGACAGCAAAAGAAGCTAAAGCAATACCTGCTACTAAGTTAGTTCCAGCAAAACAAGATCAATATGTTTATCATGATGTTTTGTCAAAAGAAACTAAATATTCGATTGCAAAACAATACGGAATTACAGTTGAAGAATTGGAAAAACGCAATCCAGAGGTTATTCCAAACTTACCAGAGGGTTATCGCTTAACTATAAAAGGTACAGCTCCAAAAACTGTTGTAACTACAAGTCCTGCCGTTAAAAATGAAGTAAAATCTCCAGTAATTGAAACAGCTAAGAAAGTTTCGTATGCAGATTATCAGGTGAGACCAAAAGAGACATTGTATAGTTTGTCTAAAACATTTGGTTTGTCGCAAGATGAATTAATAAAATTGAATCCGGTTTTAACTGGAGGAGTTCAAGAAGGGATGATTTTAAAAGTTCCTGCTGGAATTATGCCTACGCCAGAAATTAAATCTGAAACTAGACCAGAAATTAAAGAAGAGGTTAAAGATATTGTTACTTTATCTAAAAAGAAAGGTTCTAATGAACGTAAGAAAATAGCATTATTGTTACCATTTAATTTGTCTAAAATTCAAAGCGATACGACTGGTACTGCTAATCGTTTGAAGAAAGATAAATTTTTAAACATGACTTTAGATTTTTATTCTGGAGCCTTAATGGCAATAGATTCAGCTAAAGTTTTAGGACTACCAATAGATGTTTCAATCTTTGATTCTCAGGAAACCAAAAATGGTTCTAATATAGCTTCAATTATCCAAAATAATAGATTGCAAGAAGCAGATGCGATTGTTGGACCATTTTATCAAGCTAATGCAGAGGCAACAGCCAAATTAGTTAATGAAAGTAATGTTCCGGTAATTTCTCCTTTGTCTAAAGATAAAGGGAATGCTTTTGATAATTTATATCAGACAATCCCGTCTAATGACATTACAAGAAATGCCATGTTTGATTATATGCGCTCTAAAGGAGGAAATATAATTGCAGTTGTTGATAAGAAAAAAGAATCGGTTAGACAGTATATCCAACAAAACCAAAAAGGAGTAATTTTTGCTCCAGTTACAGAAACAGGCGATTTTAATCCAGCAGGTTTAAAGATTCAGTTTGTTTCTAATAGAATGAATTATGTTGTGATGGAAACGGCTAATACTGCCATGATTAAAGCTACCATAAAAGTGATGATTGGCGCTATGGCATCATATCAAGTGCAGTTGGTGATTTTAGAGCCAAATAGTACGTTGGATACGGATGAAATTAATTTTGAAAACTTAACGAAGTTGAAATTAATGTACCCATCTGTAACTCGTGAAAATGAATCTCCAGGAGCCCTTATTTTTGAAAAAGAGTATAGAATCAAAAATAAAATTAATCCTAACACTTATGCGACAAGAGGTTTTGATGTAACTTTTGATACTATGATGCGTTTGTCTCAAGGGAAAACCTATGAGGAAACTGCAAATGAAATCGCTACGGAACAAATTGACAATAAATTTCAATTTTACAAAAAAGAAGAGGGTGGATATGCTAACAAAGGTGTTTACATCTTATATTACGATAGTGACTTAACAATAAAAGAAGCAAACTAA
- a CDS encoding LysM peptidoglycan-binding domain-containing protein, producing MRDFLTVLFVFLLVFNKAFGQESIIEHKIEKGETAYFIAQKYKVSLEEIYKLNPESQSGLKDSQIIRIPVHAPIKEKETKELTHTVAAKETLFGLSKQYNVSVEAIQNENASILADGLKMGQELIIPQDNNNKVKNASANSVTSSKALHQVMAKESLFSIARQYNVSVQDLETLNKDILLNGLQIGQTIVIPNKRKTIDGRVRIINGETIFHIVAPKETKYSIAKKYEITIDQLEAQNPEIVNGLIEGNKLAINIKEITPTNDNEELMLALAEKQVVVEKTKAKTIQLEDLKDRLVVQKEMNQKVIKINDLNVDLKGMDGLKGNSVEKLRLVLEANKNVQEVLMSKLDSLVVIMTDDLYDLKKTDILNMKESKRLEKKSYESIAITNELSSQLKKELAENRKSYAGLMNKVERIAVEENQEYKRKVRENIKNKTGEPLLQSLSLEKIQSYKIGQEKNDAQNQKLIAKIDSLDTQKKIEVKRRISKASFYGSEAREFDDRLALVKLKRYQDKVIHNQLDTETPIVTLSLDEIKQKIKEDPLYNNEEVKIEVFDNLKAVPNGYYLVLGIFTDATQRDQFIMKLIDTGDFNASFFYNLNSQSYYVYSDGFVNIEEALYKYKQKENTPLYKNWSIAKLELYISK from the coding sequence ATGAGAGACTTTTTAACGGTTTTATTTGTATTCCTACTAGTATTTAACAAAGCGTTCGGACAAGAGTCTATTATAGAGCACAAGATCGAAAAAGGTGAAACTGCTTATTTCATTGCCCAGAAATATAAAGTTTCGTTAGAAGAGATTTACAAATTAAACCCCGAATCACAAAGCGGATTAAAGGATAGTCAGATTATCCGTATTCCAGTACATGCTCCAATTAAGGAGAAAGAAACCAAAGAACTTACACACACAGTTGCTGCCAAAGAAACATTGTTTGGATTGTCAAAACAATACAATGTAAGTGTCGAAGCGATTCAAAATGAAAATGCTTCAATCCTTGCCGATGGATTAAAAATGGGACAGGAACTTATTATCCCACAAGATAACAACAATAAAGTAAAAAATGCTTCTGCAAATTCAGTTACTTCATCTAAAGCATTGCATCAGGTGATGGCTAAAGAATCTTTATTTAGTATTGCTAGACAATACAATGTTTCGGTTCAGGATTTAGAAACTTTAAATAAGGATATCTTATTAAATGGTTTACAAATAGGACAAACTATTGTGATTCCAAACAAAAGAAAAACAATCGATGGTCGAGTACGTATTATTAATGGAGAGACTATTTTTCATATTGTAGCTCCAAAAGAAACCAAGTATTCGATTGCTAAAAAATATGAAATTACAATTGATCAGCTTGAAGCTCAGAATCCTGAAATTGTAAACGGATTAATTGAGGGCAATAAGCTGGCTATTAATATTAAAGAAATTACACCAACCAACGACAACGAAGAGTTGATGCTTGCTTTGGCAGAAAAACAAGTTGTAGTAGAAAAGACGAAAGCTAAGACAATCCAATTAGAAGATTTAAAAGACAGATTGGTAGTTCAGAAAGAAATGAACCAAAAAGTAATTAAAATCAACGATCTTAATGTTGATCTTAAAGGCATGGATGGTTTAAAAGGTAATTCGGTAGAAAAACTAAGACTGGTTTTAGAAGCTAATAAAAATGTTCAGGAAGTCTTAATGTCAAAATTAGATTCACTGGTTGTAATTATGACCGATGATTTATATGATTTAAAGAAGACGGATATCTTGAATATGAAAGAATCTAAGCGCTTAGAGAAGAAATCTTATGAAAGCATTGCCATTACTAATGAGTTGTCATCTCAACTAAAAAAAGAATTAGCAGAGAATAGAAAGTCTTATGCAGGTTTAATGAATAAAGTAGAGCGAATTGCTGTTGAAGAAAATCAAGAATACAAAAGGAAGGTTCGTGAGAACATTAAAAATAAAACCGGAGAGCCCTTATTGCAAAGTCTTTCTTTAGAAAAAATCCAGTCTTATAAAATTGGTCAGGAGAAAAATGATGCTCAGAATCAGAAATTGATTGCTAAAATTGATTCATTAGATACTCAGAAAAAAATAGAAGTAAAACGACGTATTAGTAAAGCTTCGTTTTACGGATCCGAAGCCCGCGAATTTGATGATAGATTGGCATTGGTTAAATTAAAAAGATACCAAGATAAAGTTATTCATAATCAATTGGATACTGAAACTCCAATCGTCACGTTATCATTAGATGAAATAAAGCAGAAAATAAAAGAAGATCCGCTTTATAATAATGAAGAGGTGAAGATTGAAGTTTTTGATAACCTTAAAGCAGTTCCTAATGGATATTATTTGGTTTTAGGTATCTTTACAGACGCTACGCAAAGAGATCAGTTTATTATGAAGTTAATAGATACAGGTGATTTTAATGCTAGTTTTTTCTATAATCTAAACAGTCAATCGTATTATGTTTATTCTGATGGTTTTGTAAACATAGAAGAAGCTTTATATAAGTACAAACAAAAAGAAAATACACCACTTTATAAAAACTGGAGTATTGCTAAATTAGAATTATACATTAGCAAATAA
- the guaA gene encoding glutamine-hydrolyzing GMP synthase → MQHNVLILDFGSQYTQLIARRVRELNIFCEIFPYNHFPSDLSSYKAVILGGSPFSVRAEDAPHPDLSQIRGKLPMLAVCYGAQYLAHFSGGEVAASNTREYGRANLSYIKENEVFFEGVSENSQVWMSHSDSIKALPTNGVKLASTHDVEYAAYKIEGETTYAIQYHPEVFHSTDGSKMLENFLVKIAEVPQNFTPNAFVEEMVAELKEKLGDDKVVLGLSGGVDSTVAAVLLNQAIGKNLYCIFVNNGLLRKNEFQNVLDQYKGMGLNVKGVDAGDRFLSQLAGISDPETKRKTIGRVFIEVFDDESHLIEDVKWLAQGTIYPDVIESVSVKGPSATIKSHHNVGGLPDYMKLKIVEPLRMLFKDEVRRVGASLGIDPELLGRHPFPGPGLSIRILGDITPEKVQILQDVDAVFIDGLKSWGLYDKVWQAGAILLPVNSVGVMGDERTYEKVVALRAVESTDGMTADWVHLPYEFLMKVSNDIINKVKGVNRVVYDISSKPPATIEWE, encoded by the coding sequence ATGCAACACAACGTACTTATTTTAGATTTCGGATCGCAATATACTCAGCTTATTGCGCGTAGAGTTCGCGAATTAAATATATTCTGCGAAATCTTCCCTTATAATCATTTCCCGAGTGATTTATCAAGTTATAAAGCAGTAATTTTAGGAGGAAGCCCTTTTTCTGTTCGTGCAGAAGATGCTCCACATCCTGATTTATCTCAAATTCGTGGTAAACTTCCAATGTTGGCAGTTTGTTACGGAGCACAATACCTAGCACATTTTAGTGGAGGAGAAGTAGCTGCTTCAAATACCAGAGAATATGGTAGAGCTAATCTATCTTATATTAAGGAAAACGAAGTTTTCTTTGAAGGTGTTTCAGAAAACAGTCAAGTTTGGATGAGTCATAGTGATAGTATCAAAGCTTTGCCTACAAATGGAGTAAAATTAGCAAGTACGCACGACGTAGAATATGCTGCTTACAAAATTGAAGGCGAAACTACATATGCTATTCAATATCACCCAGAAGTTTTCCATTCAACAGATGGATCAAAGATGCTTGAGAACTTTTTAGTTAAAATTGCTGAAGTTCCTCAAAACTTTACACCAAATGCCTTTGTTGAAGAAATGGTGGCAGAATTGAAAGAAAAATTAGGTGACGATAAAGTAGTTTTAGGATTATCAGGAGGAGTAGATTCTACTGTAGCGGCTGTATTGTTAAACCAAGCAATCGGTAAAAACCTATACTGTATATTTGTAAATAACGGTTTACTTCGTAAAAACGAATTCCAAAACGTATTGGATCAATACAAAGGAATGGGATTAAACGTTAAAGGAGTAGATGCTGGAGATCGTTTCTTGTCTCAATTGGCAGGAATTAGTGACCCAGAAACCAAACGTAAAACTATTGGCCGTGTATTTATTGAAGTTTTTGATGATGAATCACACCTTATCGAAGATGTAAAATGGTTGGCACAAGGAACAATTTATCCCGATGTTATTGAGTCGGTTTCGGTAAAAGGACCTTCGGCAACTATTAAGTCGCACCATAACGTAGGTGGATTACCAGATTACATGAAATTGAAAATTGTAGAGCCACTTCGTATGCTTTTTAAAGATGAAGTACGTAGAGTAGGTGCCTCTTTAGGTATAGATCCAGAGTTATTAGGAAGACACCCTTTTCCAGGACCAGGATTATCAATTAGAATTCTTGGAGATATTACTCCTGAAAAAGTACAAATTTTGCAAGATGTTGATGCCGTATTTATTGACGGATTAAAATCTTGGGGATTGTACGATAAAGTTTGGCAGGCTGGAGCAATTTTGCTTCCTGTAAATAGTGTAGGTGTAATGGGGGATGAGCGTACTTACGAAAAAGTAGTAGCGCTTAGAGCCGTAGAATCTACTGATGGTATGACTGCCGACTGGGTACATTTACCTTATGAATTCTTGATGAAAGTCTCTAATGATATCATTAATAAAGTAAAAGGAGTAAATAGAGTTGTTTACGATATTAGCTCAAAACCACCCGCAACAATTGAGTGGGAATAA